The following are from one region of the Alkalimarinus sediminis genome:
- a CDS encoding DUF4266 domain-containing protein, translating into MLLPILLSSLWGCTTVQPWERGDLAKKEMAWDPDPMRSALRDHVYFSKEGSSGGASSGGGGCGCN; encoded by the coding sequence TTGCTGCTTCCTATTTTATTGTCATCGCTATGGGGTTGCACCACGGTTCAGCCTTGGGAGCGTGGAGACTTGGCAAAAAAAGAGATGGCTTGGGACCCAGACCCGATGAGGTCTGCATTACGGGATCATGTCTACTTTAGTAAAGAGGGCTCATCGGGTGGCGCGAGTTCAGGTGGAGGGGGTTGCGGTTGTAACTAA
- a CDS encoding TlpA family protein disulfide reductase, translating to MLKLKLLAPLTLLLTLMVSNSWAETQEEKAPAFSLPDLYSGELQNLEQYRGKVVYLDFWASWCGPCRQSLPLLNTLRDELGKDKFEVVAINLDENPEDGKRFLEKYPVGYPVLTDTTGDTPQKYQLTGMPTSYIIDQKGNIRGAHQGFRTGDIDKIREAVKKLIQEGDNS from the coding sequence CGCTTATGGTGAGCAACAGCTGGGCAGAAACTCAAGAAGAGAAAGCACCTGCTTTTAGCTTGCCAGATCTCTACTCTGGAGAACTCCAAAACTTGGAGCAATATCGTGGCAAAGTCGTCTACCTCGATTTTTGGGCCTCTTGGTGTGGGCCTTGTCGTCAGTCGTTGCCGTTATTAAATACATTAAGAGATGAGCTAGGAAAAGATAAGTTTGAAGTAGTCGCCATCAACTTGGATGAGAACCCTGAAGATGGTAAACGATTCTTAGAAAAATACCCTGTTGGGTACCCAGTGTTAACAGATACCACTGGTGATACACCACAAAAATATCAGCTAACCGGTATGCCCACCTCATATATCATTGACCAAAAAGGCAATATAAGAGGGGCACACCAAGGGTTTCGAACGGGTGATATAGACAAAATACGTGAAGCCGTTAAAAAACTCATTCAGGAAGGAGATAACTCATGA